The following coding sequences are from one Macadamia integrifolia cultivar HAES 741 unplaced genomic scaffold, SCU_Mint_v3 scaffold2515, whole genome shotgun sequence window:
- the LOC122066654 gene encoding uncharacterized protein LOC122066654 has protein sequence MSIPRSLFSTVTVLSGNNYQKWKEELDVALAMADLDISIRETKPMLTGTGTIEEKATLEKWETADRKSILIMKKYIPEDMKDSVVKKDTTKEYLVAIKEVFHVSQLAEKGDLMNQLPSAKFDGNGSVREYLLQLASIAKKLKDLRTTLDDDFRVHLVLKSLPQ, from the coding sequence ATGTCTATTCCCCGATCTCTCTTCTCCACTGTTACTGTCCTTTCTGGGAACAATTACCAGAAATGGAAGGAAGAGTTAGATGTTGCCTTAGCCATGGCGGATTTGGATATTTCTATTAGAGAAACAAAGCCTATGCTTACTGGAACAggcaccattgaagaaaaagCTACATTGGAAAAATGGGAAACTGCAGATAGGAAAAGTATACTTATTATGAAAAAATACATCCCTGAGGATATGAAAGACAGCGTTGTGAAGAAGGACACAACCAAAGAATATCTTGTCGCTATCAAAGAAGTTTTTCATGTTTCCCAATTGGCTGAAAAGGGAGATTTAATGAATCAACTGCCTTCAGCTAAATTTGATGGAAATGGGAGTGTCAGGGAGTATCTTCTCCAGTTGGCCTCTATtgcaaagaaactcaaagaccttaGGACTACATTGGATGATGATTTTCGGGTTCATCTTGTGCTTAAATCTCTCCCACAATAG